From the genome of Megachile rotundata isolate GNS110a chromosome 3, iyMegRotu1, whole genome shotgun sequence:
aagtaTGATAATACATTAACTCCTCTGATATATGAAACGTATAATACATGAATATCCTAATGAAATTAACTGTGTTAGTTTGTGTATAGCAAAGCCCAAGAGGGTttgctataaaatataaaataaaatatatgttatacCACTGCGTTAAAACAAAGACATTGAGAAACTAGGAGAACTTGAGGTAAAAGTAAAAAATCAAGGTCAACTTATAAGAattcattaataaatataaatatctaaatgaAATTTCTACTACATGATCATagaaattaaatacattttgaataaaaaaaaaacctaTAACCCATTGTGAATGTGACCGGTCTCTCTATAGGAATGTTGATccataaaatgtttaatatcaATCTTTAAAATGTAAACAATCGTTATAGCCGTTACAATCGTCACTAATATAGATAAGAATAAAGAATACTTTAAGAAAGCAACATCACTGTGAAGCTTCGCGTTAGTCTCTTTCAAATGTGTTATCTGTAATTCagtattttgtttataaattttattttaatacaatgtATCATGTTTTGATTAATTTGACTTACTTTACGGTATAATATATCTATGTGACCATTTTCTGACATTCCAGAAGACATGGACTGTAACTTTTGTACTTCGTTATTTTCAAATCCCCCGTCACAACATCCGAGTCTATGTTCCTCTGCAGCTTTTTCGGACTGTGGATAAATGAAATAGTAATTAGATATCGTGTAAAACATCTGCGCTATAGCAGGATTACTACCTTCCAAAGAGCGGCTAATTCTGGTCCCGATGTATTTGCGTCTTTCAAAGGAAGGCACGTAACTAAAAATTTGTCATTACGCAAAAGGCCGCGCAAATTGTATCCTGATTGTACGATAACAGAAACCACACGTTGTTCTTGAGGTAATAAAATTCCGGAACTTGGTCGTACTCTAAACTTTTCAGGTGATGTTGTTTTTACCTATGAATCAAAGTAGAAGGATTTACGATACGCTCTGATTCTTATACAATGATTAGTCGATTTATACCTTATAAGACAAAGGTTTTTCAGCGGATATATTCTTAAGTGTAATTGTTCCAACAATATCGtttccatttttattaaatataattgcatTTGGTTCAATAGATAATACTGAAAGATATTAACAGTGTTAGTAAAGACAGTGAGAACATTATATTATTGTTACTTACATTGTTCTTCTATGTTATGTTCACCGAAAGAATTTGGAGACTGTTCTGTCATTGGAGAACCTTCTGCAAAATGTACCTTAAATAATACCAAGAGTGAATTAATCTTTTGAATGAAGAACATCAGAAAAATTAACactactaaaaaaaaaaataataataaaataccttTTTGTTATCAAGCTTTCCATTCAATGTAGTGTCCACATTATTTTGTGCTTCTggtacaaatttgaaaacataatcATTATTGCCACCCCAGCATGTAAGTATATCATTAGGATCTACAAATTCTTGTATATTGTTTTTCTGAACAAACTTAATTTTTGGAATAGCTTTAGGTGGCAACCATGACTTTATAAGTTTAAAAGCCGTATTCAAAATCCATGGCATTTCaaagataataatataatttaagaaatttggataaTAACTTTTAAAAAGACCAATTAGGTACTTAGTAAATTCCATATCCATATTTGAAATACCAGTGTCTGCCAtgtcaaaaaaaattgaaatttgatcaCCATTTGTTTGTCTAAAATCATTTGAAAGGTTAAATACATTGGTTCCAAAATAATGAATTTGAGCCGACATTACATCCTATTATATTTACCTTTCTAATCTTTCGAACCAGTAAACAATGGCTCTCTTTAATTCATTTAAGTCTTTACTTCCCTTAGTATgcaatttacatttaataataaacattgttTTACCATCTTTATCTTTACCATGAATAAAACACAATCCACTTTCTATATAATCTTTTCTTACATTTGCCTCTGTTATCTCTGCGATTAGATAATACTGATACAATGTTTTTGAAAGTGAAAAATGTCAATATACAAGTTCATTAATTTATGAACAAAAAcaacatatttaatttaatctacTGCTCATTTACCATTTGTGCCAAATTTGCTTCTCCAAGAACAAGTATCCCATAACATATTCAGTGACTCTTGTACGTTATTCTCATTGTGAATTAAGAATCGCTTTAACCAACTATCTTCCTCTTTTATTTTGGCAATATCTACAGgatgaaattctgaaaatatgTTCAATTGAATGCTTATTAAAACGACTTATACCATTATGCataatacatcaattttatGTAAGAAGGCATAGTATGaagtttttttataaattattcatatatattcattgcatgtataaacatatatatatatttaaatatacgtAAAAACAAATATTGACCTTGACGTATAGCATAAGAGCAGACATTAATATTTATCAGCACAACTATTCACTGTGAAAATGAAAAGAGAAAATCAAGTTTATAAAACAGAAGTAAGTATACACACTAGGATCCGGTGGTCCTTCATCGCtcagttttttaaaaaatttttcacgaAGATCCGTGATCAACTCTGTCTGTACATCCATCTTCGGTTAACCTGCTGCTGGATATGACACTTTGACCGGCAGTGAACTATGCAATATAATAGACAGACGATGATTGTTCATTCAGACAGTTCATCTGCGCGTTGAAAGGCGCGCATGCTGCTTAGACTTTGTATtgaattaattacataaaatgcTGAGTCCGtcctttataatttttttaatgtgcACGTTTCAGATATCCTTTCAACACATTTCTAAGTTTGCTTTCTGAAATATCCACTTAACTTGATTCATAAAATTGTATCTGATACAGTCTCAtacgaattattttttatacaggAATTTCATATCAGATTACTGTCGATACGTTTATTTAAGCTTGATTTCCACATGCACTGTATACGATAAGAAATATATGATTCACGTTTAGTGAAAatagataaaatttaattaaaaaaatttaagtcATCACAGTATTAAATTTCACTGccagtattattattatatttacattgttcgatttacaataaaattttatttattacagattTTCcacttttatcaatttaatcCTATTAATAATCTTATTCTATAAACATTTATGCAATGTTTAAATAGCAtggcatttttatttattgtttaaaatctttctcatattgcgttataacaaatgaaataatacaatcacgattggtaatttatataatgtacaattttaaagaAATCTTTAGTAAATAATTATAAGTAACATAACTAATATAATTGCTTATACTTTATCATGTTAATTTTCTTATATAAgagattttatacatttttacgataaatgaaattatgtaaaaaagaaggaaaaaatgGCACGTGGTATGTTAATTAAGGAATTAGTTTAGAAAGCTGGGGCTGCTTTAATTGACGTTTAATTAGTCGATTTCACTTTCCGtaaatttatcataaaattaattacatttaaatgCAGTAAATTGTCATGGCCCGAGTTTCTATGCCGACATAGTCTactaaataaaaagaacaagttataaatagtaaaaaaaaaaaaaagagttcaCGATTATATATATGTTAATTAAAACAATAGGAAGGGTATATGCATAAGTGAAGTAATCGTTTCCAATATACGTGCACACAAAGGCAcactgtatataatataatatacttatatggGCATTAAAATGTACAACTAGTTTTTGTATTGTATgacaatatgtatatgtatatacaatatttgaCATGTCAAATAATTCACAAATAGTTTTGCTTTCTCTCTTTTACAcatatatcttttttttttgtcaaCAAATAACAAAGGtgtgaaatatgaaaactttaatttatacgaaacaaaattttcaaaatacacgCGATTGACTGGTGTttatctttttttctttcacaGTCAATCGGTGTTAACATAGAATCGTACAAAACGACAGGCATTCTGTTTCATATTGGTATAAGTTCTATCGTGGTAACAGTCACAGTTCCACCTGGACAGAACCTCTTACTTTTTTATTAGTTCTTTACCGTTTTCAGTAGTATTACAATAGTTGGTGGATATTTGTGTAtgaatgtgtgtgtgtatatatagcCCAGTTTTTAACTACTGCTATCATTAAAAatcaaatacatatatatatacatatgtatatgtatatacatatatatgcatgtatatatCCACACACATATtgcaatatgtatgtatatatctaTAAATACATGTTGGGCCATCCCAATTTTTAATCTATCATAGTCCACTCTTATATCAATAAAGGCATGCTAAAATTGAGCAGGCATACTAAGGCATACATTTCTTAGAATGATTTGTATCATGAATCTTGcataaaaattctattaaaaaattaattggcATATACAATTCAGTAATTTGTATATACAGTTATGCTATAGTTGGGACAGAACTATTGATATTGTGTTGTTACAATATGTGCACGTATCTTAACGTATTAATCATTAATCAtacgtattaattattaatcatacgtattgcaaatattaataaaaacttttatattaaaaaaatcacGTATTATCGTAAATTATTTCGATAACAATGTACAAGCATTTTTTAATGTGCCTTTATCATATTAGTTGCAGACTAGGTGAATGGATTAAAATAGGGCAGCCATTGTgagtatatgtatattcatttcAGATTTATAAAACTCTAGTATGACATAAATTTGTCATACAGGAGATTTCGAATTTTAAGTATAATCTAGTGGTTGAAGGCATCGTTCGCATAACACAGAATaagtttgtataaaatattcagaACACTGTAACATTCAGATGCCGTTCAAGGATATACCACTGATTAATATTCGATTATTAAACTGTCcgtttataaatattcattttacgtggctgtattattaatttctgtaaCATCTTTTGTTTAACCATTTTAGATCTGTCCCATCAGACATCATTGATCGTTACCTATAAAtctcaataattttaaattttgatcggTAATTGGCTACTTAGTCGATTTATTCACCCGCATTATTTATAGGTatccaaaatatttacaactttgTTTGCAGGCGTTTTAATTCTTCGCTGTTTCTAAAATTCAATATCTCTTTACAATACAAGAGTTCCATTTGAAACTACTAGTTCCGTGCGATTTCCTCCAAGTTGTTACTGATTCTCTGAACTAGTAAAAACTTCCATTGACTTTAGTAACTGCCTCATTTACAAAAATTCAGTTACTCTCAGGATTAACTTCTTTTTCACCTTCACCATCTCCTTCTTCGCGCGTCATGCCTTCTATTGGAGCTGGTGTATCTTCTACATTGGTAATGTTACCGGATGGCAGTTGGCCTGATTGTATTGACGGAGGCGCGGATGGTGGACCATTTTGAGCAGCTCCTTGTGGGAATCCCGTTTCTG
Proteins encoded in this window:
- the LOC100878491 gene encoding motile sperm domain-containing protein 2 isoform X2, translated to MLWDTCSWRSKFGTNEITEANVRKDYIESGLCFIHGKDKDGKTMFIIKCKLHTKGSKDLNELKRAIVYWFERLERQTNGDQISIFFDMADTGISNMDMEFTKYLIGLFKSYYPNFLNYIIIFEMPWILNTAFKLIKSWLPPKAIPKIKFVQKNNIQEFVDPNDILTCWGGNNDYVFKFVPEAQNNVDTTLNGKLDNKKVHFAEGSPMTEQSPNSFGEHNIEEQLLSIEPNAIIFNKNGNDIVGTITLKNISAEKPLSYKVKTTSPEKFRVRPSSGILLPQEQRVVSVIVQSGYNLRGLLRNDKFLVTCLPLKDANTSGPELAALWKSEKAAEEHRLGCCDGGFENNEVQKLQSMSSGMSENGHIDILYRKITHLKETNAKLHSDVAFLKYSLFLSILVTIVTAITIVYILKIDIKHFMDQHSYRETGHIHNGL
- the LOC100878491 gene encoding motile sperm domain-containing protein 2 isoform X1, with protein sequence MDVQTELITDLREKFFKKLSDEGPPDPKFHPVDIAKIKEEDSWLKRFLIHNENNVQESLNMLWDTCSWRSKFGTNEITEANVRKDYIESGLCFIHGKDKDGKTMFIIKCKLHTKGSKDLNELKRAIVYWFERLERQTNGDQISIFFDMADTGISNMDMEFTKYLIGLFKSYYPNFLNYIIIFEMPWILNTAFKLIKSWLPPKAIPKIKFVQKNNIQEFVDPNDILTCWGGNNDYVFKFVPEAQNNVDTTLNGKLDNKKVHFAEGSPMTEQSPNSFGEHNIEEQLLSIEPNAIIFNKNGNDIVGTITLKNISAEKPLSYKVKTTSPEKFRVRPSSGILLPQEQRVVSVIVQSGYNLRGLLRNDKFLVTCLPLKDANTSGPELAALWKSEKAAEEHRLGCCDGGFENNEVQKLQSMSSGMSENGHIDILYRKITHLKETNAKLHSDVAFLKYSLFLSILVTIVTAITIVYILKIDIKHFMDQHSYRETGHIHNGL
- the LOC100878491 gene encoding motile sperm domain-containing protein 2 isoform X3, with product MYYLIAEITEANVRKDYIESGLCFIHGKDKDGKTMFIIKCKLHTKGSKDLNELKRAIVYWFERLERQTNGDQISIFFDMADTGISNMDMEFTKYLIGLFKSYYPNFLNYIIIFEMPWILNTAFKLIKSWLPPKAIPKIKFVQKNNIQEFVDPNDILTCWGGNNDYVFKFVPEAQNNVDTTLNGKLDNKKVHFAEGSPMTEQSPNSFGEHNIEEQLLSIEPNAIIFNKNGNDIVGTITLKNISAEKPLSYKVKTTSPEKFRVRPSSGILLPQEQRVVSVIVQSGYNLRGLLRNDKFLVTCLPLKDANTSGPELAALWKSEKAAEEHRLGCCDGGFENNEVQKLQSMSSGMSENGHIDILYRKITHLKETNAKLHSDVAFLKYSLFLSILVTIVTAITIVYILKIDIKHFMDQHSYRETGHIHNGL